Proteins encoded in a region of the Elaeis guineensis isolate ETL-2024a chromosome 7, EG11, whole genome shotgun sequence genome:
- the LOC105033959 gene encoding protein GL2-INTERACTING REPRESSOR 2 — protein sequence MSRNNGKSPKVDLKVNLSPAPPRGRGGPSSRAVADDGHSPNRSSSSSSTVSPPSSCVSSEGEQKQSNSPEATSMVLAGCPQCLMYVMLSEDDPKCPKCKSTVLVDFHRGNNNKTRKG from the coding sequence ATGAGCCGTAACAATGGGAAGAGCCCAAAGGTGGACCTGAAGGTGAACCTATCACCAGCACCACCAAGGGGAAGGGGGGGGCCATCAAGCAGGGCTGTAGCTGATGATGGTCACTCCCCCAAcaggtcatcatcatcatcatctacaGTGTCACCACCAAGCTCGTGTGTATCATCGGAGGGGGAGCAGAAGCAGTCGAACAGCCCGGAGGCAACGTCGATGGTTCTTGCCGGGTGCCCACAgtgcctcatgtatgtcatgctctcTGAGGACGACCCCAAGTGCCCCAAGTGCAAGAGCACTGTGCTTGTTGACTTCCACCGTGGTAACAACAACAAGACCAGGAAGGGCTAG